From a region of the Nocardioides ginsengisegetis genome:
- a CDS encoding LysR family transcriptional regulator codes for MLSLHQLRCFLATYEQGSLTAAAEELGYAQPSVSEQIRTLEKSLGAPLFHRVGRGVVPTAVGESLRPHAEATIAAAEEARRAAESVVSLETGTIRFGMFGTARLYAGAGLVADVLARHPGVRVELIGQNSTDVQEDLRRGRIEAAMIAVPTVSEGMQVTPVARDELVYISADPEKLTSPVTAHRLSQASLVMPETTWRADDSTRIVLRQMLHETGRNPQTRIEVEDVETAVELVGMGLADSVIPRGAAEQLLPRLAPAAGWVSLRPRQFDTLAIVHRQGATLSPAARLMIELATTRIQAIAEPIHPR; via the coding sequence ATGCTTTCGCTGCACCAGCTCCGCTGCTTCCTGGCGACCTACGAGCAGGGCTCCCTCACCGCCGCCGCCGAGGAGCTCGGCTATGCCCAGCCCTCGGTCTCCGAGCAGATCCGCACGCTCGAGAAGTCGCTCGGCGCGCCCCTCTTCCACCGCGTCGGCCGCGGCGTCGTCCCGACCGCGGTCGGCGAATCCCTGCGCCCGCACGCCGAGGCCACCATCGCCGCGGCCGAGGAGGCTCGCCGCGCGGCCGAGAGCGTGGTCTCGCTGGAGACCGGGACGATCCGCTTCGGGATGTTCGGCACCGCCCGCCTGTACGCCGGAGCCGGACTCGTGGCCGACGTGCTGGCCCGCCACCCCGGCGTCCGCGTCGAGCTGATCGGCCAGAACTCCACCGACGTGCAGGAGGACCTGCGCCGCGGCCGGATCGAGGCCGCGATGATCGCCGTACCGACCGTGAGCGAGGGCATGCAGGTCACCCCCGTGGCCCGCGACGAGCTCGTCTACATCAGCGCGGACCCCGAGAAGCTGACCTCGCCGGTCACCGCCCACCGGCTCTCGCAGGCCTCCCTGGTGATGCCCGAGACGACGTGGCGCGCGGACGACTCGACCCGCATCGTGCTGCGCCAGATGCTGCACGAGACCGGCCGCAACCCGCAGACCCGGATCGAGGTCGAGGACGTCGAGACCGCCGTCGAGCTGGTCGGCATGGGGCTGGCCGACTCGGTCATCCCGCGCGGCGCCGCCGAGCAACTGCTCCCCCGGCTCGCCCCGGCGGCAGGCTGGGTCTCGCTGCGTCCCCGGCAGTTCGACACGCTCGCGATCGTGCACCGCCAGGGCGCGACCCTGTCCCCCGCCGCCCGGCTGATGATCGAGCTCGCCACCACCCGGATCCAGGCCATCGCCGAGCCGATCCACCCGCGCTGA
- a CDS encoding DUF7059 domain-containing protein, producing MTTSDLPQRLRNALALAGFTYDAVAEVLGPVGHAALGRNETTPGLRQTAGGSPLDTLIRLFLLQTPVDLAAAEAALPGLLDRLSAEGFIEQTVGEVAARLDVRPYATGDRDFWVVSDLTPGLDGSHSRVGPEHVLGISSASTSLAQLTLREPVATALDLGTGCGVQALHLAGHAARVVATDVNERALRLTRFNAALNDLAAAIDVRDGSFFEPVADERFDLIATNPPFVISPATGERLVYRDSGLPGDRVVEDIVRAAPRHLNEGGVCQVLANWVIAQGQPWDERLAPWVADDCDALVVQREVIDPASYVELWLKDAGLHGAADYLVRYDTWLSWFEEQGIEGIGFGWINLRRRVSTGSTTGAGSTTRDFLSWPYEVQQPVAPAIREWFAAVDVPVDLDSRLVVRPDVQQETIGQPGAEDPETVVLRQQLGLRRARKADTVEAALVGACDGELTVGQILDALAQLLDLDVAETRTTYLPVVRELLVEGFLEAPGDS from the coding sequence GTGACGACGAGCGATCTTCCCCAGCGGCTCCGCAACGCCCTCGCCCTCGCGGGCTTCACCTACGACGCCGTCGCCGAGGTGCTCGGGCCCGTCGGCCACGCGGCCCTCGGGCGCAACGAGACCACGCCCGGTCTCCGGCAGACCGCGGGCGGCTCGCCCCTCGACACCCTGATCCGGCTCTTCCTCCTCCAGACCCCGGTCGACCTGGCCGCCGCGGAGGCGGCCCTCCCCGGCCTGCTGGACCGGCTCTCCGCCGAGGGCTTCATCGAGCAGACGGTCGGCGAGGTGGCCGCGCGGCTGGACGTGCGCCCCTACGCGACCGGCGACCGCGACTTCTGGGTCGTCAGCGACCTGACCCCGGGCCTCGACGGCAGCCACAGCCGGGTCGGCCCCGAGCACGTGCTCGGCATCAGCTCCGCGTCCACGTCGCTGGCGCAGCTGACCCTGCGCGAGCCGGTCGCGACCGCGCTCGACCTCGGCACGGGCTGCGGCGTCCAGGCCCTGCACCTGGCCGGCCACGCGGCCCGGGTCGTGGCCACTGACGTCAACGAGCGGGCGCTGCGCCTGACCCGCTTCAACGCCGCGCTCAACGACCTGGCCGCCGCGATCGACGTACGCGACGGGTCGTTCTTCGAGCCCGTCGCGGACGAGCGCTTCGACCTGATCGCGACCAACCCGCCGTTCGTCATCTCGCCGGCGACCGGGGAGCGGCTCGTCTACCGCGACTCCGGCCTCCCCGGGGACCGCGTCGTCGAGGACATCGTCCGGGCCGCGCCGCGGCACCTCAACGAGGGCGGCGTCTGCCAGGTGCTGGCCAACTGGGTGATCGCACAGGGCCAGCCGTGGGACGAGCGGCTCGCGCCGTGGGTCGCCGACGACTGCGACGCCCTGGTGGTGCAGCGGGAGGTCATCGACCCCGCGTCGTACGTCGAGCTGTGGCTCAAGGACGCCGGGCTGCACGGGGCCGCGGACTACCTCGTCCGCTACGACACCTGGCTGTCGTGGTTCGAGGAGCAGGGCATCGAGGGGATCGGCTTCGGCTGGATCAACCTCCGGCGCCGGGTCTCGACAGGCTCGACCACCGGAGCAGGCTCGACCACCCGGGACTTCCTGTCGTGGCCCTACGAGGTGCAGCAGCCGGTCGCGCCCGCGATCCGCGAGTGGTTCGCGGCCGTCGACGTGCCCGTCGACCTCGACTCCCGGCTCGTCGTACGCCCCGACGTGCAGCAGGAGACGATCGGCCAGCCCGGCGCGGAGGACCCAGAGACGGTCGTCCTGCGCCAGCAGCTCGGCCTGCGCCGGGCCCGGAAGGCCGACACCGTGGAGGCGGCGCTGGTGGGTGCCTGCGACGGCGAGCTGACCGTCGGCCAGATCCTCGACGCGCTCGCCCAGCTGCTGGACCTGGACGTCGCCGAGACCCGCACGACGTACCTTCCAGTCGTGAGGGAGCTGCTCGTCGAGGGCTTCCTCGAGGCGCCAGGCGACAGCTAG
- a CDS encoding Ig-like domain repeat protein has product MKLRRAIGSTLTSALVAATFAVPALGFAGAAEARPGPAHPPAARGLLDPLAQVTAPVIAGTGAVGSPLDLTMPTWNLPGVTNAVQWLSDGAPIPGATGGSYVPVVSDAGSVVMARVTGTLFGQLPVDTFSNAIPVPADPGGGGGGGGGGTDPGTDVLTLVSGLGLPATAEVGQLIVLAEPVWSLPGVTTTYQWLRDGAPIPGADDPFYVPTLDDAGHQLQVQLTGAVAGLPMVTETSQALGIPLTSNPAVTPAGDVTVTGPKKIGTRLALQGPTWNPADATNKYQWLRDDAPIAGATLATYDLTALDLGHAITVKVTGHKDGFTDATITSATVTPLVGDPITYVTKPTASGAGRVGRLLTAAPGNWTGGTDGGAEPAYAFQWQRNGVAIPGAVGQQYQVAPADAGRDLSVLVTATRPAYKPGSFTTANIHVAKLASTLSASLAKSTIRKGSAALVKLALKVPGQALPGGAVKIMDGSKVLKTVRLTAGKASVRLTKLKPGLHKLRAVYAGTTAVAGSRSRVLKLTVKK; this is encoded by the coding sequence ATGAAGCTGCGCCGCGCCATCGGATCGACACTGACATCGGCACTCGTGGCCGCCACCTTCGCAGTTCCGGCGCTCGGGTTCGCCGGGGCCGCCGAGGCCCGGCCGGGCCCGGCCCACCCACCGGCCGCGCGCGGGCTGCTCGACCCGCTGGCCCAGGTGACGGCGCCCGTCATCGCTGGCACCGGCGCCGTCGGCTCGCCGCTGGACCTGACCATGCCGACCTGGAACCTCCCGGGCGTGACCAATGCGGTCCAGTGGCTCAGCGACGGCGCGCCGATCCCGGGCGCGACCGGTGGCTCCTACGTCCCGGTCGTCTCCGACGCCGGCTCCGTGGTGATGGCCAGGGTCACCGGCACGCTGTTCGGCCAGCTGCCTGTGGACACCTTCAGCAACGCGATCCCGGTCCCGGCCGACCCCGGCGGCGGGGGCGGCGGGGGCGGTGGCGGCACGGATCCGGGCACCGACGTGCTCACGCTGGTGAGCGGCCTGGGCCTGCCCGCCACGGCCGAGGTCGGCCAGCTGATCGTCCTGGCCGAGCCGGTGTGGAGCCTTCCGGGCGTCACCACGACCTACCAGTGGCTGCGCGACGGCGCCCCCATCCCCGGCGCCGACGACCCGTTCTACGTGCCCACGCTCGACGACGCCGGCCACCAGCTGCAGGTGCAGCTCACCGGCGCTGTCGCCGGGCTTCCGATGGTCACCGAGACCAGCCAGGCGCTCGGCATCCCGCTCACCTCGAACCCCGCAGTCACCCCCGCCGGCGACGTGACCGTGACCGGCCCGAAGAAGATCGGCACCAGGCTGGCGCTCCAGGGCCCGACCTGGAACCCCGCGGACGCCACCAACAAGTACCAGTGGCTGCGCGACGACGCACCGATCGCCGGCGCCACCCTCGCGACGTACGACCTGACGGCCCTCGACCTCGGGCACGCCATCACCGTGAAGGTGACCGGCCACAAGGACGGCTTCACCGACGCCACGATCACCAGCGCCACGGTGACCCCGCTCGTCGGCGACCCGATCACCTACGTCACCAAGCCGACCGCGTCCGGCGCCGGCAGGGTCGGCCGGTTGCTGACCGCCGCCCCCGGCAACTGGACCGGCGGCACCGACGGCGGCGCGGAGCCGGCGTACGCCTTCCAGTGGCAGCGCAACGGCGTGGCCATCCCGGGCGCCGTGGGCCAGCAGTACCAGGTCGCCCCCGCCGACGCCGGCCGCGACCTGTCCGTGCTGGTGACCGCGACCCGTCCGGCCTACAAGCCCGGGTCGTTCACCACCGCCAACATCCACGTCGCCAAGCTGGCCTCCACGCTGTCGGCGAGCCTCGCGAAGTCCACGATCCGCAAGGGCAGCGCGGCCCTGGTGAAGCTCGCCCTCAAGGTCCCCGGCCAGGCCTTGCCGGGGGGCGCGGTGAAGATCATGGACGGCAGCAAGGTCCTCAAGACCGTCCGGCTCACGGCCGGCAAGGCCTCGGTGCGCCTGACGAAGCTCAAGCCCGGCCTCCACAAGCTGCGTGCGGTGTACGCCGGCACGACCGCCGTGGCCGGCTCGCGCTCCCGCGTCCTCAAGCTGACCGTGAAGAAGTAG
- the topA gene encoding type I DNA topoisomerase: MAHKLVIVESPAKARTIGGYLGQGYVVESSIGHIRDLPNNAADTPAKIKDKPWGRLAVDVENGFEPYYVVPRDKKSHIAKLKSLLKDADELFLATDEDREGEAIAWHLLDELKPKNIPVKRMVFHEITKAAILAAADNPRELDMDLVEAQEARRILDRLYGYEVSPVLWKKVMSGLSAGRVQSVATRLVVDKERDRMKFRMASYWDLEGTFDAGSKHEQRMFPAKLHSVDGSRVARGSDFGQDGLLKDSADGKVVHLDRARAEALAAALEDATYDVRSVESKPYRRSPYAPFRTTTLQQEASRKLGFSASSTMSVAQRLYENGFITYMRTDSTTLSDSAVGAARSQVRELYGAEYLPDSPRTYASKVKNAQEAHEAIRPAGESFRTPAQTGLTGDQFRLYELIWMRTVASQMKDAVGQSVTIRLGGGAATGEDVVFSASGRVITFHGFLKAYVEGTDEDAQKDDAETRLPALVEGDAVTAASVSASGHETKPPARYTEATLIKELEEREIGRPSTYASIIGTILNRGYVYKKGTALVPAWLAFSVIRLLEEHFTRQVSYEFTAEMEDVLDEIAAGRKDRNTELGEFYYGSERLKGLHALVTELGDIDARELATFPIGDPEAGINLRVGRYGPYLEGPDDEGNPIGKRANVPDDLPPDELTMAKAKELFENPAGEEIELGVHPESGLEVVAKNGRFGPYVTEILPEDAPKNAKPRTGSLFKSMSLDTVSLEDAVKLLSLPRVVGVGEDGEEITAQNGRYGPYLKKGTDSRSLTSEDQLLTITLDEALRIYAQPKQRGRAAAAPPLKELGNDPVSGQPVVVKAGRFGEYVTDGEYNATLRKDDSVEEITIERAAELLAERRAKGPAKKTAKKGAKKAPAKKSAAKKTATKKSAAKKTAAKKTAVKKS; encoded by the coding sequence GTGGCACACAAGTTGGTGATCGTCGAGTCCCCGGCGAAGGCCCGCACCATCGGCGGGTACCTCGGCCAGGGCTATGTCGTCGAGTCCTCCATCGGCCACATCCGCGACCTCCCGAACAACGCCGCGGACACGCCGGCGAAGATCAAGGACAAGCCGTGGGGCCGCCTCGCGGTCGACGTCGAGAACGGCTTCGAGCCCTACTACGTCGTGCCGCGCGACAAGAAGTCGCACATCGCCAAGCTCAAGTCGCTGCTCAAGGACGCCGACGAGCTCTTCCTCGCCACCGATGAGGACCGCGAGGGGGAGGCGATCGCCTGGCACCTCCTCGACGAGCTGAAGCCGAAGAACATCCCCGTGAAGCGGATGGTCTTCCACGAGATCACCAAGGCCGCGATCCTCGCCGCCGCCGACAACCCCCGCGAGCTCGACATGGACCTCGTCGAGGCCCAGGAGGCGCGCCGCATCCTGGACCGCCTCTACGGCTACGAGGTCTCCCCGGTGCTGTGGAAGAAGGTCATGTCCGGCCTGTCCGCGGGCCGCGTGCAGTCCGTCGCGACCCGGCTGGTCGTCGACAAGGAACGCGACCGGATGAAGTTCCGGATGGCCTCCTACTGGGACCTCGAGGGCACCTTCGACGCCGGCAGCAAGCACGAGCAGCGGATGTTCCCCGCCAAGCTGCACTCCGTCGACGGCTCCCGCGTCGCCCGCGGCTCCGACTTCGGCCAGGACGGGCTCCTCAAGGACTCGGCCGACGGCAAGGTCGTCCACCTCGACCGGGCCCGGGCGGAAGCCCTGGCGGCCGCGCTCGAGGACGCGACGTACGACGTCCGCTCGGTGGAGTCCAAGCCCTACCGGCGATCGCCGTACGCGCCGTTCCGCACGACCACGCTGCAGCAGGAGGCCTCGCGCAAGCTGGGCTTCAGCGCCTCCTCGACGATGTCGGTGGCGCAGCGGCTGTACGAGAACGGCTTCATCACCTACATGCGTACCGACTCCACGACGTTGTCGGACTCCGCCGTCGGTGCGGCGCGGTCGCAGGTGCGCGAGCTCTACGGCGCGGAGTACCTCCCGGACAGCCCGCGGACCTACGCCTCCAAGGTCAAGAACGCCCAGGAGGCGCACGAGGCGATCCGGCCCGCCGGCGAGTCGTTCCGCACGCCCGCGCAGACCGGGCTCACCGGTGACCAGTTCCGGCTCTACGAGCTGATCTGGATGCGCACGGTGGCCTCGCAGATGAAGGACGCCGTCGGCCAGTCGGTCACGATCCGCCTCGGCGGCGGGGCTGCCACGGGCGAGGACGTCGTGTTCTCCGCGTCCGGTCGTGTGATCACCTTCCACGGCTTCCTCAAGGCGTACGTCGAGGGCACCGACGAGGACGCCCAGAAGGACGACGCCGAGACCCGGCTGCCCGCGCTGGTCGAGGGCGACGCCGTCACGGCCGCCTCCGTCAGCGCCTCCGGCCACGAGACCAAGCCGCCCGCCCGATACACCGAGGCCACGCTGATCAAGGAGCTCGAGGAGCGCGAGATCGGCCGCCCGTCGACGTACGCCTCGATCATCGGCACCATCCTCAACCGCGGCTACGTCTACAAGAAGGGCACGGCGCTGGTGCCGGCCTGGCTGGCGTTCTCGGTGATCCGGCTGCTGGAGGAGCACTTCACGCGCCAGGTCTCCTACGAGTTCACCGCCGAGATGGAGGACGTGCTCGACGAGATCGCGGCGGGCCGCAAGGACCGCAACACCGAGCTCGGCGAGTTCTACTACGGCTCCGAGCGGCTCAAGGGCCTGCACGCGCTGGTCACCGAGCTCGGCGACATCGACGCCCGCGAGCTGGCGACCTTCCCGATCGGCGACCCCGAGGCCGGCATCAACCTGCGGGTGGGTCGCTACGGCCCCTACCTCGAGGGTCCCGACGACGAGGGCAACCCGATCGGCAAGCGGGCCAACGTGCCCGACGACCTCCCGCCGGACGAGCTCACCATGGCCAAGGCCAAGGAGCTCTTCGAGAACCCCGCCGGCGAGGAGATCGAGCTCGGCGTCCACCCCGAGAGCGGTCTGGAGGTCGTGGCGAAGAACGGCCGCTTCGGCCCCTACGTCACCGAGATCCTGCCCGAGGACGCCCCCAAGAACGCCAAGCCGCGCACCGGCTCGCTGTTCAAGTCGATGTCGCTGGACACGGTCTCGCTCGAGGACGCCGTCAAGCTGCTGTCGCTGCCGCGCGTGGTCGGCGTCGGCGAGGACGGCGAGGAGATCACCGCCCAGAACGGCCGCTACGGGCCCTACCTGAAGAAGGGCACCGACTCCCGGTCGCTGACCTCCGAGGACCAGCTGCTCACCATCACCCTGGACGAGGCGCTGCGGATCTACGCCCAGCCCAAGCAGCGTGGCCGGGCCGCGGCCGCCCCGCCGCTCAAGGAGCTCGGCAACGACCCGGTCTCCGGGCAGCCGGTCGTGGTGAAGGCGGGCCGCTTCGGCGAGTACGTCACCGACGGCGAGTACAACGCCACGCTCCGCAAGGACGACTCCGTCGAGGAGATCACCATCGAGCGGGCGGCCGAGCTGCTCGCCGAGCGGCGCGCGAAGGGTCCGGCCAAGAAGACGGCCAAGAAGGGCGCGAAGAAGGCACCCGCCAAGAAGTCGGCGGCCAAGAAGACGGCCACCAAGAAGTCGGCGGCCAAGAAGACCGCCGCCAAGAAGACCGCCGTGAAGAAGTCCTGA
- a CDS encoding alpha/beta fold hydrolase, whose amino-acid sequence MRSTAVKVVAILVVVGLLVTGGAIAALVAFRSDPSSSSTSSGPAPTTTPQPDATQPPAADLAAYYHQKLDWSPCRDSFECATLTVPLDYARPGGTVIQLSLLKVPAADPGARVGSLVVNPGGPGAPGTSYAASAKDVFRQPLLDHFDIVGFDPRGTGDSDPVDCLSDAQLDTYIASDPDPDTAAEKRAYMRYVDEQGAGCVARSGKLASHVSTIEAARDMDVLRAALGESRLTYLGASYGTKLGATYADLFPQKVGRLVLDGAVDLSIGPRELALEQAAGFQTALEAYVQNCVDSTDGCFLGSTVDEGLARIKAFLDQVDQQPLQTSTDRELAVGNAFLGIVAPLYNRDYWYILSQALRSGFSGDGSTLLLLSDLYTSRNQSGGYDDNSMEALYAISCLDEPYAIPESQVAANLPAFEKASPTFGDVFAWSLTNCGGVKARTTEKPRTVRAAGAAPIVVIGTTRDPATPMQWAVHLAAQLESGVLIRRDGDGHTGYNSGNDCVDEAVESYLIDGTVPQDGLSC is encoded by the coding sequence GTGAGGTCGACGGCCGTCAAGGTCGTCGCGATCCTGGTCGTGGTCGGGCTCCTGGTCACCGGCGGCGCCATCGCCGCCCTCGTCGCGTTCCGGTCCGACCCGTCCTCCTCGTCGACCAGCTCCGGGCCCGCACCCACCACGACGCCGCAGCCCGACGCCACCCAGCCGCCCGCCGCCGACCTCGCCGCCTACTACCACCAGAAGCTCGACTGGTCGCCGTGCCGTGACAGCTTCGAGTGCGCGACGCTGACCGTCCCGCTCGACTACGCCCGCCCCGGCGGCACCGTCATCCAGCTGTCCCTCCTCAAGGTCCCCGCCGCCGACCCCGGCGCCCGCGTCGGCTCGCTCGTGGTCAACCCGGGAGGGCCGGGTGCCCCCGGCACGTCCTACGCCGCCTCGGCCAAGGACGTCTTCCGCCAGCCGCTGCTCGACCACTTCGACATCGTCGGCTTCGACCCGCGCGGCACCGGCGACTCCGACCCGGTCGACTGCCTCAGCGACGCGCAGCTGGACACCTACATCGCCTCCGACCCCGACCCGGACACGGCGGCGGAGAAGCGCGCCTACATGCGCTACGTCGACGAGCAGGGCGCCGGCTGCGTCGCCCGCTCCGGCAAGCTCGCCTCGCACGTCTCGACGATCGAGGCGGCGCGCGACATGGACGTGCTGCGCGCGGCCCTCGGCGAGTCGCGGCTGACCTACCTCGGCGCGTCCTACGGCACCAAGCTGGGAGCGACGTACGCCGACCTCTTCCCGCAGAAGGTCGGGCGGCTCGTCCTCGACGGCGCCGTCGACCTGTCGATCGGTCCGCGCGAGCTGGCCCTCGAGCAGGCGGCCGGCTTCCAGACCGCGCTCGAGGCCTACGTCCAGAACTGCGTCGACTCCACCGACGGCTGCTTCCTCGGCAGCACGGTCGACGAGGGGCTGGCGAGGATCAAGGCGTTCCTCGACCAGGTCGACCAGCAGCCGCTGCAGACCAGCACCGACCGCGAGCTCGCCGTCGGCAACGCCTTCCTCGGGATCGTCGCGCCGCTCTACAACCGCGACTACTGGTACATCCTCAGCCAGGCGCTGCGCTCGGGCTTCTCCGGCGACGGCAGCACGCTGCTGCTGCTCTCGGACCTCTACACCTCGCGCAACCAGTCGGGGGGCTACGACGACAACTCGATGGAGGCGCTCTATGCCATCAGCTGCCTCGACGAGCCCTACGCGATCCCGGAGTCGCAGGTCGCGGCCAACCTGCCGGCCTTCGAGAAGGCCTCGCCGACCTTCGGCGACGTCTTCGCGTGGAGCCTGACCAACTGCGGTGGGGTGAAGGCACGCACGACGGAGAAGCCGCGCACGGTCCGGGCGGCGGGGGCCGCACCGATCGTGGTGATCGGCACGACCCGCGACCCGGCCACCCCCATGCAGTGGGCGGTCCACCTCGCCGCGCAGCTGGAGTCCGGGGTGCTGATCCGCCGCGACGGCGACGGGCACACCGGCTACAACTCCGGCAACGACTGCGTCGACGAGGCCGTCGAGTCCTACCTCATCGACGGCACGGTGCCGCAGGACGGGCTGTCCTGCTGA
- the tmk gene encoding dTMP kinase has translation MTDYPGSYASTGVFVCFEGGEGSGKSTQSRRLRESLEAEGFDVVLTFEPGDTPVGKEMRRIVLSPETGALSDRTEVLLYAADKAEHVDTVVQPALDRGAVVVTDRYVDSTLAYQGAGRTLPVSEVESVARWATRDLRPHLTVVLDLQPEQGLARFEERDRIEGESLEFHVRVREAFLAMAAADPDHYLVLDARAAVDDIAAAVLDRVRPLLGQASRR, from the coding sequence GTGACGGACTACCCGGGCAGCTACGCCTCCACCGGCGTCTTCGTGTGCTTCGAGGGCGGCGAGGGATCCGGCAAGTCCACCCAGTCCCGGCGGCTCCGCGAGTCGCTGGAGGCCGAGGGCTTCGACGTCGTGCTGACGTTCGAGCCCGGGGACACGCCGGTCGGCAAGGAGATGCGCCGGATCGTCCTGAGCCCCGAGACCGGCGCGCTGTCCGACCGCACCGAGGTCCTGCTGTACGCCGCGGACAAGGCCGAGCACGTCGACACCGTCGTCCAGCCGGCGCTCGACCGTGGCGCGGTCGTGGTCACCGACCGCTACGTCGACTCCACGCTCGCCTACCAGGGCGCCGGGCGCACCCTGCCCGTCAGCGAGGTCGAGTCCGTGGCCCGGTGGGCCACCCGCGACCTGCGGCCGCACCTGACGGTCGTGCTCGACCTGCAGCCCGAGCAGGGGTTGGCGCGCTTCGAGGAGCGCGACCGGATCGAGGGAGAGTCGCTGGAGTTCCATGTGCGGGTGCGCGAGGCGTTCTTGGCCATGGCCGCAGCCGACCCCGACCACTACCTCGTCCTCGACGCGCGCGCCGCCGTCGACGACATCGCGGCCGCGGTCCTCGACCGGGTCCGCCCGCTGCTGGGACAGGCGAGCCGGCGATGA
- a CDS encoding DNA polymerase III subunit delta' codes for MTVWDGLVGQHRAAEALRTAAEGHGMTHSWLFTGPPGSGRSNAAIAFAAALECEQAGCGTCHACHTVLSGSHADVSVIRTEKLSIGVDEVRDLVRRAALAPVGRRWQVLIVEDADRLTDQACNALLKAIEEPTDRTVWMLCAPTVEDVLPTIRSRCRLVTLTTPTAEDVAAFLRRTDGVGEALASYAARASQGHIGRARALARDEATRNRRREVVGIPARLTTLGACMTAAANLADVTKEEADAITSDLDAREKVDLDSAYGVVERGRRPREYSPALAALERGQKTRAKRRHLDVVDRSLMDLVSVYRDAIAVATGAPGALVNEEIRGDVAQLARTATPELNLRRISWIFEAREQMLEFNVPVALALESMMVALKAPDGSAR; via the coding sequence ATGACCGTCTGGGACGGCCTGGTCGGCCAGCACCGCGCCGCCGAGGCGCTGCGCACCGCCGCCGAGGGGCACGGGATGACCCACTCGTGGCTGTTCACCGGCCCGCCCGGGTCGGGCCGGTCCAACGCCGCGATCGCCTTCGCAGCAGCCCTGGAGTGCGAGCAGGCCGGCTGCGGCACCTGCCACGCGTGCCACACGGTGCTCTCCGGGTCGCACGCCGACGTGTCGGTGATCCGCACCGAGAAGCTCTCGATCGGCGTCGACGAGGTCCGCGACCTGGTCCGCCGCGCCGCGCTCGCCCCGGTCGGGCGCCGCTGGCAGGTCCTCATCGTCGAGGACGCCGACCGGCTCACCGACCAGGCCTGCAACGCCCTGCTCAAGGCCATCGAGGAGCCCACCGACCGCACCGTCTGGATGCTCTGCGCGCCCACCGTCGAGGACGTCCTGCCCACGATCCGCTCGCGCTGCCGACTGGTCACGCTCACCACGCCGACCGCCGAGGACGTCGCAGCCTTCCTGCGCCGCACCGACGGCGTCGGCGAGGCGCTGGCGTCGTACGCCGCCCGCGCCAGCCAGGGACACATCGGCCGCGCCCGGGCGCTCGCCCGGGACGAGGCGACCCGCAACCGCCGCCGTGAGGTCGTCGGGATCCCGGCGCGGCTCACCACGCTGGGCGCCTGCATGACCGCCGCGGCCAACCTCGCCGACGTGACGAAGGAGGAGGCCGACGCGATCACCAGCGACCTCGACGCGCGGGAGAAGGTCGACCTCGACTCCGCCTACGGCGTGGTCGAGCGCGGCCGTCGCCCCCGGGAGTACTCCCCGGCCCTCGCCGCCCTCGAGCGCGGCCAGAAGACCCGCGCCAAGCGCCGCCACCTCGACGTCGTCGACCGGAGCCTCATGGACCTCGTGTCGGTCTACCGCGACGCGATCGCCGTGGCGACCGGGGCACCCGGGGCCCTGGTCAACGAGGAGATCCGCGGCGACGTCGCGCAGCTGGCCCGCACCGCCACGCCCGAGCTCAACCTGCGGAGGATCTCGTGGATCTTCGAGGCACGGGAGCAGATGCTGGAGTTCAATGTCCCCGTGGCCCTCGCGCTCGAGTCGATGATGGTGGCGCTCAAGGCGCCCGACGGGAGTGCGCGGTGA
- a CDS encoding DUF5994 family protein gives MTTSPTVPAPHTALRLQLQDHSGSSPIDGAWWPHSRDLHVEVADLVDHFPILSGRIDRLLFSRPDWDLGPAGSPVPRKVPTARGPIKVGSFPSDDTHLMVLKMSSGRRLRLLVVPDDTPPDRARELMTRSANEHGHRAAADLLGIARGREDRGSQVWDDDGGGYGPMAPTD, from the coding sequence ATGACGACGTCACCGACCGTCCCGGCGCCGCACACCGCGTTGCGCCTCCAACTCCAGGACCACTCCGGCTCGAGTCCCATCGACGGGGCGTGGTGGCCGCACTCGCGTGACCTGCACGTCGAGGTCGCCGACCTGGTCGACCACTTCCCGATCCTCAGCGGCCGGATCGACCGGCTCCTGTTCTCCCGGCCGGACTGGGACCTCGGCCCCGCGGGGAGCCCCGTGCCACGCAAGGTCCCGACCGCTCGCGGCCCCATCAAGGTGGGCTCGTTCCCCAGTGACGACACGCACCTGATGGTCCTGAAGATGTCCTCGGGGCGGCGTCTGCGCCTGCTGGTCGTGCCGGACGACACCCCGCCCGATCGCGCCCGGGAGCTCATGACCCGCTCCGCGAACGAGCACGGCCACCGCGCCGCTGCCGATCTCCTCGGCATCGCACGCGGTCGCGAGGACCGGGGAAGCCAGGTCTGGGACGACGACGGCGGCGGCTACGGGCCGATGGCGCCGACCGACTGA